One genomic region from Nostoc sphaeroides encodes:
- a CDS encoding response regulator: protein MKSQANSKPKILVVDDEPDNLDLLYRTFYRDYKVLRANSGPAALDLLAQEGEVAVIISDQRMPMMSGTEFLSLTATQYPDIIRIILTGYTDVEDLVEAINAGKVFKYVTKPWEAEELKALVRQALDTHNVLKARTRELTRTLRQESLLNTVTNTIRSALDYRQILQAIVDTVGQMLEVDVCLLRPFQDEQLADKGFIYQKTLSEEAGEQTPAEVQANNSSAVSLSPSVPLPLLAQTVWETREVQVIHDVTDDERIHGNTPELRQRGEAFAAANICSSLVVPLICQQELMAVLALHQCSLPRFWEDDEVQLVLMVADQAALALSQAYAYEQVRALAKREALINTITSAIRSSLDPQDIFAAITQQLGQALQVDGCVLSLWTEEDEFVECVALYDSFQHSENLHRHSPTQALPAPDNNPGSKNHLVPPRLPYSQASIQENPILQQMLQTHEPVVIGNVSHSPSDVQGFDLPLNMPARSLMFVPLLADGKCIGSITLHEGKKVRRWLSSDIDLAKAVAAQAAIAVQQSYLYQKTRQQAERLLELDKQKTEFFQNISHEFRTPITLIQGPLESAVAAGEGLSYSQSAIALRNSRRLLRLVNQLLDLQRLNAGRMQPSFHPCDLAEFVTQIVESFRPYCEKKRLHLVTQLDECSPVYLDMEKFDKVVYNLLSNAMKFTPEGGTISVRLKSERDRCILQVQDTGIGIVKDQIPHLFERFRQAEGSANRSYEGSGLGLALVKELVELHGGQVTVESVYGQGTTFSLWLVAGNAHLPTQQVLETPTELNTSRASVELADLELVSTTDNIEDITINPSPSINTQDSALKTQHSILVVDDNPDLRTYVSEIFRRNGYHVRTARNGSEGHRLAQEIIPSLIVTDLMMPLVSGLEMIQMIRKEEKLKGIPIILLTAKADEETRIEGTEHGADAYLAKPFNDRELLAEVRNLLALKENERRIVELNTYLTESVLKRFLPAVLVQKAATGDLTLDLRPEPRLITVLFSDIVGFTQLSNTLRSRRVAELLNEYLEAMTKVVFGNGGTVDKFMGDAILALYGAPEELTPNEQVRRAINTARAMHRSLAELNQRWQNQGVFDGDRLTSVQFRCGIHQGTAVVGMFGSAERADYTAIGPSVNIAARLQAAAVPGTILVSAAVADYLQEEEITKGSPLELKGVDETVLTFAVTSEVMVNR from the coding sequence ATGAAATCCCAAGCAAACAGTAAGCCTAAAATTTTGGTTGTCGATGATGAACCAGACAACCTTGACTTGCTTTACCGCACTTTCTATCGCGACTATAAGGTGCTAAGGGCGAACTCTGGCCCTGCGGCACTCGATCTGCTGGCTCAAGAGGGGGAGGTTGCGGTGATCATCTCCGATCAGCGGATGCCGATGATGAGCGGTACAGAATTTTTGAGCCTGACAGCAACTCAATATCCAGATATTATCAGGATTATTTTAACTGGCTACACCGATGTCGAAGACTTGGTGGAAGCAATCAATGCTGGTAAAGTATTCAAATATGTAACCAAACCGTGGGAAGCTGAGGAACTCAAAGCATTGGTACGCCAAGCTTTGGATACTCACAATGTCCTCAAAGCCCGCACCCGTGAGCTTACCCGCACACTCCGACAAGAATCGCTGCTCAATACTGTCACAAATACGATTCGCAGTGCTTTAGACTATCGCCAAATTTTACAGGCAATTGTAGATACAGTGGGTCAGATGTTGGAGGTGGATGTTTGCCTGTTGCGTCCCTTCCAAGATGAGCAGTTAGCGGATAAAGGATTTATTTATCAGAAGACTCTTTCTGAAGAAGCAGGGGAACAGACACCAGCAGAGGTGCAGGCAAATAATTCTTCTGCTGTGTCCCTCTCACCCTCTGTCCCTCTGCCTCTTTTGGCTCAAACGGTGTGGGAAACCCGTGAAGTCCAGGTGATTCACGATGTAACTGATGATGAGCGTATTCACGGTAATACTCCCGAACTACGCCAACGTGGGGAAGCTTTTGCTGCTGCTAACATTTGCTCTAGTTTAGTTGTGCCATTGATCTGCCAACAAGAACTGATGGCAGTGCTGGCACTGCATCAGTGTTCTCTGCCTCGCTTCTGGGAGGATGATGAGGTGCAGCTAGTGTTGATGGTGGCGGATCAGGCAGCTTTAGCTTTGTCTCAAGCTTATGCTTACGAACAAGTACGTGCCCTTGCCAAGCGAGAAGCCTTAATTAATACAATTACTAGTGCGATTCGCTCTAGCTTAGACCCCCAAGATATTTTTGCGGCGATCACCCAGCAATTGGGACAAGCTTTACAAGTCGATGGCTGTGTTCTGTCTTTGTGGACAGAGGAAGATGAGTTTGTCGAGTGTGTAGCCTTGTATGACAGTTTTCAACATTCGGAAAATTTGCATAGGCACAGCCCAACCCAGGCATTGCCAGCCCCAGACAATAATCCAGGTAGCAAAAATCATCTAGTCCCTCCGAGATTACCCTATTCTCAAGCATCTATACAAGAGAATCCAATCCTCCAACAAATGCTACAGACTCATGAACCTGTGGTAATTGGTAATGTGAGCCATTCTCCCTCAGATGTGCAGGGTTTTGATTTGCCGTTAAACATGCCAGCGCGATCGCTAATGTTTGTCCCATTATTGGCTGATGGTAAATGTATCGGTAGTATTACTTTGCATGAAGGTAAAAAAGTCCGCCGATGGCTGTCATCTGATATTGATTTGGCGAAAGCAGTAGCAGCCCAAGCAGCGATCGCTGTGCAGCAGTCATACTTGTATCAAAAAACTCGCCAACAAGCTGAACGCTTACTGGAATTAGATAAACAAAAAACCGAATTTTTCCAAAATATTTCCCATGAGTTTCGTACACCCATCACCCTGATTCAAGGGCCTTTAGAGTCGGCGGTGGCGGCTGGTGAAGGATTATCTTACTCTCAAAGTGCGATCGCCCTGCGTAACTCTCGCCGCCTACTGCGACTGGTAAATCAACTCCTAGATTTACAACGCCTGAATGCAGGGAGAATGCAGCCTAGTTTCCATCCCTGCGATTTAGCAGAATTTGTCACCCAAATTGTGGAATCTTTTCGTCCCTACTGCGAGAAAAAGAGATTGCATCTTGTCACCCAGTTAGATGAATGTTCTCCGGTGTACTTAGACATGGAAAAATTTGACAAGGTGGTTTATAACCTCCTGTCAAATGCCATGAAGTTTACTCCCGAAGGTGGGACAATTAGTGTCAGACTAAAATCTGAGCGCGATCGCTGCATATTGCAAGTACAAGATACTGGAATTGGTATTGTTAAAGATCAAATTCCCCACCTATTTGAGCGCTTCCGTCAAGCTGAAGGTTCAGCAAACCGCTCCTATGAAGGTAGTGGTTTGGGTTTAGCTTTAGTTAAAGAATTGGTGGAATTACATGGTGGCCAAGTCACTGTGGAATCAGTTTACGGCCAAGGCACTACCTTTAGTTTATGGCTTGTGGCTGGAAATGCTCATTTACCCACACAGCAAGTACTAGAAACGCCTACCGAACTGAATACAAGCCGCGCTAGCGTAGAATTGGCTGATTTAGAATTGGTATCAACAACAGACAATATTGAAGATATTACAATAAACCCCTCCCCCAGTATTAATACTCAAGACTCAGCACTTAAGACTCAGCACTCAATTTTAGTTGTAGATGACAACCCGGATTTACGAACCTATGTATCTGAGATTTTCCGCCGCAACGGCTATCATGTACGCACAGCTCGTAACGGTTCTGAAGGGCACCGTCTAGCTCAGGAAATTATACCCAGCTTGATTGTGACTGACTTAATGATGCCCTTAGTGAGCGGACTTGAGATGATTCAGATGATCCGCAAAGAAGAGAAGTTGAAAGGAATACCAATCATTCTGCTGACAGCAAAAGCTGATGAGGAAACCCGCATCGAAGGTACAGAACATGGCGCAGATGCTTATTTAGCAAAACCATTCAACGATCGGGAACTTTTGGCGGAAGTTCGGAATCTTTTGGCATTGAAGGAAAATGAACGGCGAATCGTGGAGTTAAATACTTATCTCACAGAATCGGTGCTAAAGCGCTTTTTACCGGCTGTGTTGGTGCAAAAAGCCGCAACCGGAGATTTAACCTTAGATTTGCGCCCAGAACCACGCTTAATTACAGTTTTGTTTAGTGATATCGTGGGTTTTACACAGCTATCAAATACTCTCAGATCCCGACGAGTCGCAGAGTTGCTAAATGAATATTTAGAAGCCATGACCAAGGTTGTATTTGGCAATGGCGGCACTGTAGATAAATTTATGGGAGATGCTATTTTAGCTTTATATGGAGCGCCGGAAGAGTTAACCCCCAATGAACAAGTGCGTCGTGCCATCAATACAGCAAGAGCAATGCACCGCTCACTAGCTGAGTTGAACCAGCGCTGGCAAAACCAAGGTGTATTCGATGGTGACAGACTTACTAGCGTCCAGTTTCGGTGCGGTATCCACCAAGGTACTGCTGTTGTGGGGATGTTTGGTAGTGCTGAACGGGCTGATTATACTGCTATTGGCCCAAGTGTGAATATTGCTGCAAGGTTGCAAGCTGCTGCTGTTCCCGGTACTATCTTGGTTTCTGCTGCTGTGGCAGATTATTTGCAGGAAGAAGAAATTACTAAAGGTAGTCCGCTAGAACTTAAAGGAGTAGATGAAACAGTTTTGACTTTCGCTGTTACATCAGAAGTAATGGTTAATCGCTAA